One genomic segment of Hevea brasiliensis isolate MT/VB/25A 57/8 chromosome 3, ASM3005281v1, whole genome shotgun sequence includes these proteins:
- the LOC110637745 gene encoding guanylate kinase 2, protein MGKAPAFIVDDLQNEYQNGFGFKHEDCEIAITIEDKKYLIGGSDDESAFSIGVRIFDKATGNWEIPTVLGTKPKPCKGHSAVSLNDGRILIIKKGFAPDDCIWFLEVDTEYVKKQKKGLGTEVVAWSKGVRGNVERPVVISGPSGVGKGTLISMLMKEFPSMFGFSVSHTTRAPRGMEKDGVHYHFTERSVMEKEIEDGKFLEFASVHGNLYGTSIEAVEVVADAGKRCILDIDVQGARSVRDSTLEAIFIFICPPSMEELGKRLRARGTEAEEQILKRLENAEAEMEQGKSSGIFDHICYNDKLEDCYENLKKLLGLDGTAVATQKLSPQGINLPVDHSVSRIDNKIIINCGAPELEKASKSLIVLDVSSLKGGAPGRTRGLDVYAVDSFSDGLNGINQLS, encoded by the exons ATG GGAAAGGCCCCAGCTTTCATCGTTGATGATCTACAGAATGAGTATCAGAATGGATTTGGTTTTAAACATGAGGACTGTGAAATAGCCATTACCATAGAAGATAAAAAA TACTTGATTGGTGGTAGCGATGATGAATCTGCATTTTCTATTGGAGTTCGAATTTTTGACAAAGCTACTGGGAATTG GGAAATTCCTACTGTGCTGGGAACAAAACCCAAGCCATGTAAAGGTCACTCAGCTGTGTCATTGAATGATGGCCGAATTTTGATTATTAAGAAGGGATTTGCACCAGATGACTGCATTTGGTTTCTCGAG GTGGACACTGAGTATGTTAAGAAGCAGAAAAAAGGTTTGGGGACAGAGGTTGTGGCCTGGAGTAAGGGTGTGAGGGGCAATGTTGAGAGGCCAGTTGTCATAAGTGGTCCTTCAGGTGTAGGTAAGGGAACATTAATATCAATGCTCATGAAGGAATTCCCATCCATGTTTGGATTTTCTGTAAGCCATACGACCCGAGCTCCAAGGGGCATGGAGAAAGATGGAGTGCACTACCATTTCACTGAGAGAAGTGTTATGGAGAAAGAGATAGAAGATGGGAAATTCCTTGAGTTTGCTTCTGTTCATGGAAATCTCTATGGAACCAGTATTGAAGCTGTTGAGGTGGTAGCAGATGCAGGGAAG AGATGTATTCTTGACATTGATGTTCAAGGGGCAAGATCTGTGAGGGATAGCACTTTGGAGGCAATTTTTATCTTTATCTGTCCTCCGTCAATGGAGGAGCTTGGGAAGAGACTTCGTGCAAG GGGGACTGAGGCAGAGGAGCAGATTCTTAAGCGACTTGAAAATGCAGAGGCAGAGATGGAACAAGGAAAGTCATCAGGCATCTTTGATCACATTTGTTATAACGATAAACTTGAAGATTGTTATGAGAACCTCAAG AAACTCTTGGGGCTGGATGGAACTGCAGTAGCTACCCAGAAGTTAT CACCCCAAGGGATTAATCTGCCTGTGGACCATTCAGTTTCAAGGATTGATAATAAGATTATCATAAATTGTGGAGCACCAGAACTAGAGAAGGCATCAAAGAGCTT GATTGTCTTGGATGTATCCTCACTCAAGGGAGGGGCACCTGGACGGACAAGGGGACTTGATGTGTACGCCGTCGACTCATTTTCAGATGGATTAAATGGGATCAATCAGCTGAGCTAA